A portion of the Drosophila sechellia strain sech25 chromosome 2R, ASM438219v1, whole genome shotgun sequence genome contains these proteins:
- the LOC116800435 gene encoding uncharacterized protein LOC116800435 translates to MDSSVGGSPPDRNDPFRRSSRLSRSPTRGVGNPSHGDGIPVLSVARGEHAGSQPPLTSDCSDAVEVENLAPTASTTATSQKSMDHIAVPSQKTGGKSPAGSPHRSSDLTTALQNEDLRGILTRMNGKINILLSAFETQRHVTRETKGIASELSALNNRAIDLYEGTSSEHRLKSSATQTEVQKPSKKVSKKAQVPKVQVPNAQAPKPINPTLGGNGEEKAPSRTNESKPGSYASVAKNASTGAEWTKVKPTRLRKKPEALIVKKTAEASYAEMLRKLRSDPSLSELGSHVRKIRRTQKGELLLEVEGKASESVPKFKSDLEAALNDLASVRTGAQKIALSCSGLDEATTADELHSYMVAQFQGLQINPEDIRGLRRMRDGTQIASVLRMWRYQSLNREP, encoded by the coding sequence ATGGACAGCTCAGTGGGGGGCAGTCCCCCTGATCGTAACGACCCGTTCAGGAGGAGCTCCCGACTTTCGAGATCACCCACCAGAGGAGTCGGTAACCCGTCCCATGGTGACGGAATCCCAGTCCTGTCGGTGGCGAGGGGTGAGCATGCAGGCTCCCAGCCGCCGTTGactagcgactgcagcgatgctgtagaggtggagaacTTGGCTCCTACAGCATCTACGACCGCGACAAGTCAGAAGTCGATGGACCACATCGCCGTGCCATCGCAAAAGACGGGAGGGAAGTCCCCAGCTGGTTCccctcatcggtcttcggacctaaccacggctctccagaacgaggacctgaggggcattctcaccaggatgaatggcaagatAAACATCCTGCTATCCGCTTTCGAGACCCAACGGCACGTGACACGAGAGACAAAGGGCATAGCGTCCGAACTCTCAGCCCTTAACAACAGGGCGATAGATCTGTACGAAGGTACGTCTAGCGAGCACCGCTTGAAGAGCAGTGCTACCCAGACGGAAGTACAAAAGCCTTCGAAAAAGGTTTCTAAAAAGGCGCAGGTACCCAAAGTGCAAGTGCCAAACGCCCAGGCGCCCAAGCCGATCAACCCTACATTGGGTGGCAACGGTGAAGAAAAGGCGCCATCCAGAACTAACGAGTCCAAACCAGGCAGCTACGCATCTGTCGCCAAGAATGCTAGCACGGGTGCAGAGTGGACCAAGGTGAAGCCTACGCGCCTGCGTAAAAAACCGGAGGCACTCATTGTAAAAAAGACAGCAGAGGCTTCGTACGCAGAGatgcttcggaagctaagatcGGACCCGAGCCTTAGCGAACTGGGCAGCCACGTACGTAAAATCCGGAGAACGCAGAAAGGTGAGCTGTTGCTTGAGGTAGAGGGGAAAGCTTCGGAAAGCGTTCCCAAGTTTAAGAGCGACCTGGAAGCGGcgctcaatgacttggcctctgtgcgcacgggagcgcaaaaaatagctctatcttgcagcggattggacgaggctacgacagcagatgagctccacagctacatggtcgcccaattccagggtctgcagataaaccctgaagatatcaggggccttcgcagaatgcgggaTGGCACGCAGATAGCCTCAGTGCTGCGAATGTGGCGATACCAGTCCTTAAACAGGGAACCTTAA